A genomic window from Desulfovibrio oxyclinae DSM 11498 includes:
- the mobA gene encoding molybdenum cofactor guanylyltransferase — protein MKMKKNRSRLRKGLPFRPGRVIFRNMNPKNMSLIILAGGLGSRMGGVRKAFLEVGGRRIIERLLDELSPAFGETVVSCRAPEDFANYSVRTAPDRFEARSSLTGIHAGLSVCAFEHAFVCACDAPFVRQGLAVRLAEQGEETDDVVIPLKEDGYREPLCAVYSRRCVRPVAEQLDRGEYKIIGFFGQVQVREVPVSLLRPGDPDLLSFVNVNTPEELERWRAAAEAL, from the coding sequence ATGAAAATGAAAAAGAACCGCTCCCGCTTGCGCAAGGGCTTGCCTTTCCGGCCGGGACGGGTCATTTTCCGGAACATGAATCCGAAGAACATGTCCCTGATCATTCTCGCGGGCGGGCTCGGTTCCCGGATGGGCGGCGTGCGAAAGGCCTTTCTGGAAGTCGGCGGCAGACGCATCATCGAAAGGCTTCTGGATGAACTGTCCCCGGCTTTCGGCGAGACCGTGGTCTCATGCCGGGCCCCGGAGGACTTCGCGAACTACTCGGTCCGCACGGCTCCGGACCGCTTCGAGGCGCGCAGCTCGCTGACCGGCATCCACGCGGGGCTCAGCGTCTGCGCTTTCGAGCACGCCTTTGTCTGCGCCTGCGATGCGCCTTTCGTGCGGCAGGGGCTGGCGGTCAGGCTGGCCGAACAGGGAGAGGAAACCGATGACGTGGTCATCCCGCTCAAGGAGGACGGCTACCGCGAGCCGCTGTGCGCCGTCTATTCCCGACGCTGTGTCCGCCCCGTTGCCGAACAGCTCGACCGGGGAGAGTACAAGATCATAGGTTTCTTCGGTCAGGTGCAGGTGCGCGAAGTGCCGGTGTCCCTGTTGCGCCCCGGCGATCCGGATCTGCTCTCCTTCGTGAACGTCAACACGCCCGAAGAACTGGAACGCTGGCGGGCAGCCGCCGAAGCGCTCTGA
- a CDS encoding 4Fe-4S dicluster domain-containing protein: protein MNGKSFLVDLTKCTACRGCQIACKQWKKLPAEQTKQLGTHQNPPDLSFDTIRLVRFREEMVDGKLHWNFFPEQCRHCVYPPCVGYSEVEGSMYTDPDTGAVIYTELTKQEIFEDIHMACPYNIPRASEETGEITKCDMCNDRIAIGLRPACVTACPTGTMNFGNRDEILDLAYERLEEVQKKYPEAELVDPDDTRVIYLTAYPADQYYEYLMADASPATNKGLTRKQLLARLRRPAASMRG from the coding sequence ATGAACGGAAAAAGCTTCTTAGTCGACCTGACCAAGTGTACGGCCTGCAGGGGTTGCCAGATTGCCTGCAAGCAATGGAAAAAGCTGCCCGCCGAACAGACGAAGCAGCTCGGCACTCACCAGAATCCGCCGGACCTGTCCTTCGACACCATCAGGCTGGTCCGCTTCCGCGAGGAAATGGTGGACGGCAAACTGCACTGGAACTTCTTCCCCGAGCAGTGCCGCCACTGTGTGTACCCGCCCTGCGTGGGATACTCCGAAGTGGAAGGCTCCATGTACACCGACCCCGACACCGGGGCCGTCATCTACACCGAGCTGACCAAGCAGGAGATCTTCGAGGACATCCACATGGCATGTCCCTACAACATCCCCCGCGCCAGCGAGGAAACCGGCGAGATCACCAAGTGCGACATGTGTAACGACCGTATCGCCATCGGACTGCGGCCCGCCTGTGTCACGGCCTGCCCCACCGGCACCATGAACTTCGGCAACCGCGATGAGATTCTGGACCTTGCCTATGAGCGTCTGGAAGAGGTACAGAAGAAGTACCCCGAAGCGGAACTGGTCGATCCGGACGATACGCGCGTCATCTACCTCACGGCCTATCCGGCCGACCAGTACTACGAGTACCTGATGGCCGACGCATCGCCCGCTACCAATAAGGGACTTACCCGCAAGCAGCTGCTGGCCCGCCTGCGCAGGCCCGCCGCCTCCATGCGGGGCTAG
- a CDS encoding peroxiredoxin, with the protein MRTFLFAFLMALAVLPAHALEAYPVGQLKPVDSEIKVHPGDLAPDFELPSTDGETVRLSDYRGNKNVLLTFVPAAWTPVCSDQWPGYNIALDLFAKHDTVLVGISIDNTPSQWAWEQGMNGIDFPILSDFWPHGATADSYGILRSDGMSERALILVDKEGIVRWTHVNDVNGRPDLKIVMEAVKNNTK; encoded by the coding sequence ATGAGAACATTTCTTTTTGCATTCCTCATGGCTCTGGCGGTGCTTCCAGCCCATGCGCTGGAAGCCTACCCCGTTGGTCAGCTCAAGCCCGTGGACAGTGAGATAAAAGTCCACCCCGGCGACCTGGCACCGGATTTCGAGCTGCCTTCCACAGATGGCGAGACCGTGCGCCTTTCGGACTACCGCGGCAATAAGAACGTCCTGCTGACCTTCGTGCCGGCGGCATGGACTCCGGTCTGCTCCGACCAATGGCCCGGCTACAACATCGCCCTGGACCTGTTCGCCAAACACGACACGGTGCTCGTCGGCATCTCCATCGACAACACACCGAGCCAATGGGCATGGGAACAGGGCATGAACGGCATCGACTTCCCGATCCTGTCCGATTTCTGGCCCCACGGCGCCACCGCAGACAGCTACGGCATCCTGCGCAGCGACGGCATGTCCGAACGCGCACTCATCCTTGTGGACAAGGAAGGCATTGTCCGCTGGACCCACGTCAACGACGTCAATGGACGGCCCGATCTGAAAATCGTCATGGAAGCCGTCAAGAACAACACCAAATAA
- a CDS encoding enoyl-ACP reductase FabI, with protein MLLEGKKALIFGVVNERSIAYGIAKQFKEQGARLAFSYAADPIKRRLEPICEELGGEFMFKCDVTSEEDLAAGAALVEEKWGGVDTLVHSIAYANRDDLKGRFIDTSREGYKVALDVSSYSLVALCREYEKLFSPGSSVLTMSYYGAGKVVANYNAMGVAKAALEACVRYLSVDLGESGVRINAISAGPVKTMAASAISGFSTILERIEEKAPLKRNITIDDVGKSALYLASDLSSGTTGEVIFVDSGYNIMGV; from the coding sequence ATGCTTTTGGAAGGAAAGAAAGCTCTTATTTTTGGTGTGGTGAACGAACGCAGCATTGCTTATGGCATTGCCAAGCAGTTCAAGGAGCAGGGTGCGCGGCTGGCATTCAGTTACGCGGCTGATCCTATCAAGCGTCGGCTGGAGCCGATTTGCGAGGAGCTTGGCGGCGAGTTCATGTTCAAGTGTGACGTGACTTCCGAGGAAGACCTTGCGGCGGGTGCGGCTTTGGTGGAGGAGAAGTGGGGTGGCGTGGACACGCTGGTTCATTCCATCGCCTATGCCAACCGTGATGATCTGAAGGGTCGTTTTATTGATACGAGCCGTGAGGGATACAAGGTTGCTCTGGATGTGTCTTCGTATTCTTTGGTGGCGTTGTGTCGCGAGTATGAAAAGCTTTTCAGTCCGGGCAGCTCTGTGTTGACCATGAGCTATTATGGCGCGGGCAAAGTGGTTGCGAACTACAATGCCATGGGTGTGGCCAAGGCTGCTCTTGAGGCCTGTGTGCGGTATCTTTCCGTGGACCTGGGCGAGTCGGGCGTTCGCATCAATGCCATCAGCGCCGGGCCTGTGAAGACCATGGCCGCTTCTGCCATTTCCGGCTTCAGCACCATTTTGGAGCGTATTGAGGAAAAGGCGCCGCTCAAGCGCAACATTACCATTGATGATGTGGGCAAGAGTGCGCTGTATCTGGCTTCTGATCTCTCTTCCGGCACCACCGGAGAGGTCATTTTCGTGGACAGCGGGTACAACATCATGGGTGTGTAG
- a CDS encoding TlpA family protein disulfide reductase, producing MPKDITTKLTRVTLSALLMLLAFSVTAHAAQKMPDLHLTAGPGQAEELGLGKGTEAFRLSDIPAEAVFIEVFSMYCPICQRDAPRVEELYDLVQKKAPGLLMFGIGAGNSQYETDVYSEKYNVRMPMLPDADYKAHKALGNVGTPFYILLEKNDDGSFKVLFTQEGEILKKQEFFETVISKAQKALK from the coding sequence ATGCCGAAGGATATCACCACAAAACTCACACGCGTCACCCTGTCCGCGCTGCTCATGCTGCTCGCCTTCTCCGTTACGGCTCATGCCGCCCAGAAAATGCCCGACCTGCATCTGACCGCAGGCCCGGGGCAGGCAGAAGAACTCGGCCTTGGAAAAGGAACCGAAGCCTTCCGGCTTTCGGACATTCCGGCCGAAGCCGTCTTCATCGAAGTATTCAGCATGTACTGCCCCATCTGCCAGCGCGACGCACCAAGGGTGGAGGAACTGTACGACCTCGTACAGAAAAAGGCGCCAGGCCTGCTCATGTTCGGCATAGGCGCGGGCAACTCCCAATACGAGACCGACGTCTACTCCGAAAAATACAACGTGCGCATGCCCATGCTCCCGGATGCGGACTACAAGGCCCACAAGGCCCTCGGCAATGTCGGCACGCCCTTTTACATCCTGCTTGAAAAAAACGACGACGGCTCCTTCAAGGTCCTTTTCACGCAGGAAGGCGAGATTCTCAAGAAACAGGAATTCTTCGAAACCGTGATCAGCAAGGCGCAAAAGGCATTGAAATGA
- the mobB gene encoding molybdopterin-guanine dinucleotide biosynthesis protein B, with protein sequence MSTPVVCMVGKKKSGKTTLLEKLIPALKARGLSVGTVKHDTHGFDIDREGKDTWRHREAGAETVVISSPNRLAVIKETASEMSLDQLAKTFFADRDIVVTEGFFNSDMPKVEVFRAEAHAQPLCDPETAWERRLLAFVTDTEVDPGVPVFGLDDADGLAALIADWFGL encoded by the coding sequence ATGAGCACCCCTGTCGTCTGCATGGTGGGCAAGAAGAAGTCCGGCAAGACCACGCTGCTGGAAAAGCTGATACCGGCCCTGAAAGCGCGCGGCCTGAGCGTTGGAACCGTCAAGCACGACACCCACGGCTTCGACATCGACCGCGAGGGAAAGGACACGTGGCGTCACCGCGAGGCAGGGGCCGAAACCGTGGTGATCTCGTCGCCCAACCGTCTGGCCGTCATCAAGGAAACCGCTTCGGAAATGTCGCTGGATCAGTTGGCGAAAACCTTTTTCGCGGATCGGGACATCGTGGTCACCGAAGGGTTTTTCAATTCGGATATGCCCAAGGTGGAGGTTTTTCGGGCCGAGGCCCACGCCCAGCCGTTGTGCGATCCGGAAACCGCGTGGGAACGCAGGCTGCTGGCCTTTGTCACGGATACCGAGGTGGACCCGGGCGTGCCGGTCTTCGGCCTTGACGACGCGGACGGGCTGGCCGCACTCATCGCCGACTGGTTTGGCCTGTGA
- a CDS encoding molybdopterin molybdotransferase MoeA — MLKNATRTQALEALLERVVPASPESLSPHRAVGRVLAEDAHAARPVPDSPRSSRDGYALDSSETVGATPQNPAELQISGVSAPDAPVAVLQEGHAMRILTGGPLAVGADAVLMDEEAQVTENTLAVTAETEAGQYVFPAGHDLPQGHPVGLRGETVTPAMAAVMTRSFVPSVTAHPPPRVAIYALGDELVRADQTPGAGAFRSDNLILASELLRRAGAEIRTADTVRDTPRDMRRTHAGFHDAQLVITMGGTGRGDRDLARKSAREAGFEILVDRLALRPGRTMFAATRADCLLLGFPGPPHAVSPLLHAFALPLVRALSGRPVSGERKAELLQPLHVRKGSEWLAPCTLEMQDNRLCARPLPEGLPPLAEIARLDTYLAVPGGAELRKNEIITVLPGPEFS; from the coding sequence ATGCTGAAAAACGCGACGCGCACGCAGGCGCTCGAAGCCTTGCTGGAACGGGTTGTTCCCGCGTCGCCCGAGTCTTTGTCCCCGCACCGCGCCGTGGGCCGCGTCCTCGCCGAAGACGCCCACGCCGCGCGACCGGTGCCGGATTCCCCTCGCTCCTCCCGCGACGGGTATGCGCTGGACTCGTCGGAAACCGTCGGCGCAACCCCGCAAAATCCCGCAGAATTGCAAATCTCCGGCGTTTCCGCGCCCGATGCTCCCGTGGCCGTGCTTCAGGAGGGACATGCCATGCGCATCCTCACGGGGGGGCCACTGGCGGTAGGCGCGGACGCCGTGCTCATGGACGAGGAAGCGCAAGTGACCGAAAACACCCTGGCCGTTACCGCCGAAACGGAAGCGGGACAGTATGTTTTTCCGGCCGGGCACGATCTTCCGCAAGGGCACCCCGTCGGTTTGCGGGGCGAGACCGTGACGCCGGCCATGGCTGCGGTAATGACGCGCTCCTTCGTACCGTCGGTGACCGCGCATCCGCCGCCGCGCGTGGCAATCTACGCACTCGGCGACGAGCTGGTGCGCGCCGACCAGACACCGGGGGCGGGAGCCTTTCGCTCCGACAACCTCATCCTCGCCTCCGAGCTGCTGCGACGCGCCGGGGCCGAGATTCGCACGGCGGACACGGTCCGCGATACCCCGCGTGACATGCGCAGGACCCACGCCGGATTCCATGACGCCCAGCTGGTGATCACCATGGGCGGAACCGGCCGCGGCGACCGCGACCTCGCACGGAAATCCGCCAGGGAAGCGGGCTTCGAAATCCTCGTGGACCGCCTCGCACTCAGGCCGGGCAGGACGATGTTCGCGGCAACGCGGGCGGACTGTCTGCTGCTGGGCTTTCCCGGCCCGCCCCACGCCGTCTCCCCCCTGCTGCACGCCTTCGCGCTTCCTCTGGTGCGAGCCCTTTCCGGGCGACCGGTATCCGGCGAAAGAAAAGCCGAGCTGCTCCAGCCGCTACACGTTCGCAAAGGCTCCGAGTGGCTGGCCCCATGCACATTGGAGATGCAGGACAACCGTCTCTGCGCCCGCCCCCTTCCCGAAGGTCTCCCACCGCTTGCAGAAATCGCTCGCCTTGACACCTATCTCGCCGTTCCCGGCGGGGCCGAGTTAAGAAAAAATGAAATTATAACGGTTCTTCCCGGTCCCGAATTCTCCTGA
- a CDS encoding transposase, giving the protein MQSGAAKESVSYTGSAHGARPLTSVDRLLSTEDAAREYLLSFCWPDGDPYCPRCGHRKVYSLSAGKRMRCAACKYTFQHFSGRWINNGALSCSDWLALIRLFEREATVHEITEALGLSYNTVYKALTALRFSVLAHAIDANQLLGPETGLDGYLKGNRLTGGPKDMRMDTIPVYGIIQRGSMAFIDLVPGFQAETVFHFHMNFHLSMVRSGNLVYTDRYKDYDGLIFCGNDTLPYHVIRKQKKRPMLDESDSEFWKFARKRLRRFRGISCQRFPLYLKELEFRFNNRGRPIFETLASYLCAVVQERGQEASL; this is encoded by the coding sequence GTGCAGAGCGGCGCGGCAAAGGAATCGGTAAGCTACACGGGCTCGGCGCATGGCGCGCGCCCACTGACCAGCGTGGACAGGCTGCTCTCCACCGAGGACGCGGCCCGTGAATATCTGCTGTCCTTCTGCTGGCCCGACGGCGATCCGTACTGTCCGCGCTGCGGCCACCGAAAGGTCTATTCCCTCTCGGCGGGAAAGCGCATGCGCTGTGCCGCCTGCAAGTATACCTTCCAGCACTTCAGCGGACGCTGGATCAACAACGGTGCCCTGAGCTGTTCGGACTGGCTCGCACTCATCCGACTCTTCGAACGCGAGGCCACGGTGCATGAGATCACCGAGGCCCTCGGCCTGAGCTACAATACCGTATACAAGGCACTCACCGCGCTGCGCTTCTCCGTTCTGGCCCACGCCATCGACGCCAACCAGCTTCTCGGCCCCGAAACCGGGCTGGACGGCTACCTCAAGGGCAACCGCCTCACCGGCGGGCCCAAGGACATGCGCATGGATACGATCCCGGTTTACGGCATCATCCAGCGCGGCAGCATGGCCTTCATCGATCTGGTGCCGGGCTTTCAGGCAGAAACCGTCTTTCATTTCCACATGAACTTCCACCTGAGCATGGTCCGCTCCGGCAACCTCGTCTACACTGACCGTTACAAGGACTATGACGGGCTCATCTTCTGCGGCAACGACACCCTTCCGTACCACGTCATCCGCAAGCAGAAGAAGCGGCCCATGCTGGACGAATCCGACAGTGAGTTCTGGAAGTTCGCACGCAAGAGACTGCGCCGCTTCCGGGGCATTTCCTGCCAGCGCTTCCCGCTCTACCTCAAGGAATTGGAGTTCCGTTTCAACAACCGGGGCCGCCCGATATTTGAAACGCTGGCGAGCTACCTCTGCGCCGTTGTGCAGGAGCGTGGTCAAGAAGCCTCCCTTTGA
- a CDS encoding formate dehydrogenase accessory protein FdhE codes for MSDIQKQFDASFADRAATIRNREHIPAVLVDMLEAVTELQAEAARNVSIALPDPSTLPSEEQNLMGKPLLPRDEFPHDAANAAELFRKLLPVLCRDESPMAEAAGVLEKALDEGELDLEEAFCAFHRDDEEYFMKWAERTGDAPRALPFLVKAALEPSLRAVAEGLSKHTGTRNSARMHGTCPICGSMPLISRLNGKEGFRFATCSHCLHEYRVRRIACLLCDEDAHDKLSFFTAKEEPGYRVEVCKTCGNYSKTIDFREMDRKSLPVLDDLDSMTLDFVARENGYQRATLSAWGF; via the coding sequence ATGAGCGACATACAGAAGCAGTTCGACGCCTCCTTTGCCGACAGAGCGGCCACCATACGCAACCGCGAGCACATCCCCGCGGTACTTGTTGACATGCTCGAAGCCGTTACCGAACTTCAGGCCGAGGCGGCCAGAAACGTCAGCATCGCTCTTCCCGATCCTTCGACCCTGCCCAGCGAGGAACAGAACCTCATGGGCAAGCCGTTGCTGCCTCGCGATGAGTTTCCGCACGACGCTGCCAATGCAGCCGAACTTTTCCGCAAGCTCCTGCCTGTACTGTGCCGGGACGAAAGCCCCATGGCCGAGGCAGCCGGGGTTCTTGAAAAAGCCCTTGATGAAGGTGAACTGGACCTTGAAGAAGCGTTCTGCGCATTCCATCGCGATGACGAAGAATATTTTATGAAATGGGCTGAGCGTACCGGGGATGCCCCCCGCGCCCTGCCGTTTCTCGTCAAGGCCGCACTGGAGCCGAGCCTGCGCGCCGTTGCCGAAGGGCTGTCCAAGCACACCGGAACCAGAAATTCCGCACGGATGCATGGCACGTGTCCCATCTGTGGCAGCATGCCCCTCATTTCCCGGCTGAACGGCAAGGAAGGGTTCCGTTTCGCCACCTGCTCCCATTGTCTGCACGAATACCGCGTGCGCCGCATCGCCTGCCTGCTGTGCGACGAGGATGCCCACGACAAGCTCTCGTTCTTCACCGCCAAGGAGGAGCCGGGATACCGCGTGGAAGTCTGCAAGACCTGCGGCAACTACTCCAAGACCATCGATTTTCGCGAAATGGACCGCAAGTCCCTGCCCGTCCTCGATGATCTTGATTCCATGACGCTGGATTTCGTGGCCCGTGAAAACGGGTACCAGCGCGCAACCCTTTCGGCGTGGGGATTCTAA
- the fdhD gene encoding formate dehydrogenase accessory sulfurtransferase FdhD, with the protein MIDSYHYDITEYSAGGFGVKPIRSIREVPLTIRINGREAVTLLCTAKYPKELAVGFLKSDAFLQSPEQITALEVEEDDERIVVDVEVCHDPWKNRTVERSITSGCGKGTNFGRNVSTISRRRIGGDVRVTPQQILSLVDELHRRSTLYGATRGCHNSSLCTPEEMLLFREDIGRHNAIDMICGQCFLKDMSVDDKMVVSTGRVASEILLKVLRMGVPVLVSTAVATRFSVELARKTGITLIGNVKDDSFWVYNDPGRLIRE; encoded by the coding sequence ATGATCGATTCCTACCATTACGACATCACGGAATACAGCGCAGGCGGATTCGGCGTCAAACCCATCCGGTCCATTCGCGAAGTACCTCTGACCATACGCATCAACGGCCGCGAGGCAGTGACCCTGCTGTGCACGGCCAAATATCCCAAGGAACTGGCGGTGGGCTTTCTCAAGTCCGACGCCTTCCTGCAAAGCCCGGAACAGATCACGGCGCTTGAAGTTGAAGAGGACGACGAGCGCATCGTGGTGGATGTGGAAGTATGCCACGATCCGTGGAAAAACCGTACGGTGGAGCGCTCCATCACCTCCGGCTGCGGCAAGGGTACCAACTTCGGACGCAACGTCTCCACCATCTCCCGGCGGCGCATCGGCGGGGACGTGCGGGTGACCCCGCAACAGATCCTAAGCCTCGTGGACGAGCTGCACCGGCGCTCCACGCTCTATGGCGCAACGCGCGGCTGCCACAACTCCTCCCTGTGCACTCCCGAAGAGATGCTGCTGTTCCGTGAGGACATCGGCAGGCACAACGCCATTGACATGATCTGCGGGCAATGCTTTCTGAAGGATATGAGCGTTGACGACAAGATGGTCGTCAGCACGGGCCGGGTCGCCTCCGAGATTCTGCTCAAGGTGCTTCGGATGGGCGTGCCCGTGCTGGTGTCCACCGCCGTGGCCACGCGCTTTTCCGTGGAACTGGCCCGCAAGACCGGCATCACCCTCATCGGCAACGTGAAGGACGATTCCTTCTGGGTCTACAACGATCCCGGACGACTTATCAGGGAGTGA
- the fdnG gene encoding formate dehydrogenase-N subunit alpha: MNVNRRRFLKLSATAAAMTAFGGLGCRHTALAVDRATMLKPEWTKQTTTICCYCAVGCGLVVNTSLETKKAVNVEGDPDHPVNQGALCAKGASIYQLNDNPRRPEGPLYRAPFSKEFKQVSWEWALEKIAHRVKDTRDKTFAFKNDKGETVNRTEGIASLGSAALDNEECWAFQTMLRSLGLVYIEHQARIUHSATVAALAESFGRGAMTNHWVDIKNSDCILIMGSNAAENHPISFKWVTKAQKKGAKLIHVDPRFTRTSAKADLWAGIRSGSDIAVLGGMIKYILDNELYFKEYVSNYTNASFIVGEDFSFEDGIFAGYDPETNSYDKSKWGFELDANGVPKQDHTLKHPRCVLQLMKKHYERYNIENASSMSGLSKAELEELYSAFAATGAKDKAGTIMYAMGWTQHTVGVQNIRAMAMVQLLLGNIGVAGGGVNALRGESNVQGSTDHCLLYHILPGYLKTPKSFQPTLADYDKAYTPVSNDPKSANWWSNYPKYSASLLKSMWMDDTPAKAYEYLPKLDTGAASEYAWLTLFDKMSTGKFKGLFAWGMNPACSGANANKNREALANLDWLVNVNIFPNETGWFWEGPDMNPETIKTEVFFLPCAVSIEKEGSVTNSGRWMQWRYKGPEPRKGTKPDGDIMYELMKEVQHLYEKDGGVYPEPITKLSWDGIATDGVFDPHKTAKLINGHFTRDVTVKGKSFRKGQQVPSFAYLQDDGSTCSGNWLYCNSYTDDGNMAARRDTTQTDMQANIGLFPNWSWCWPVNRRILYNRASVDLQGKPYATEKPVIKWTGAKWVGDVPDGGWKPGSKHAFIMRKHGYGQLYGPGRADGPLPEYYEPLECPVKEHPFSGQLHNPTAISFAKEQKAVCDPRYPLVCSTYRATEHWQTGVMTRNVPWLIETEPQVFCEMSPQLAKLKGIENGEKVVMDSLRGSIWAIAIVTPRLKPFTIDGNTVHQVGLPWHYGWTWPKDGGDSANILTPSVGDPNTGIPETKAFMVNVRKA, translated from the coding sequence ATGAACGTCAATCGAAGAAGGTTCCTCAAGCTCTCCGCTACGGCGGCGGCAATGACCGCCTTCGGAGGCCTGGGCTGCCGCCACACCGCTCTCGCGGTGGACCGCGCGACCATGCTCAAGCCCGAGTGGACCAAGCAAACCACCACCATCTGCTGCTACTGTGCCGTCGGATGCGGCCTGGTCGTCAACACGTCCCTGGAAACCAAAAAGGCGGTCAACGTCGAGGGCGACCCCGACCATCCCGTCAACCAGGGAGCGCTCTGCGCCAAGGGCGCGTCCATCTACCAGCTCAACGACAACCCCCGTCGTCCCGAAGGGCCGCTGTACCGCGCCCCCTTCTCCAAGGAATTCAAGCAGGTCTCCTGGGAATGGGCGCTTGAGAAAATCGCCCACCGAGTCAAGGACACCCGCGACAAGACCTTCGCCTTCAAGAACGACAAGGGCGAAACGGTCAACCGCACCGAAGGCATCGCGTCCCTCGGCTCCGCGGCGCTCGACAACGAGGAGTGCTGGGCTTTCCAGACCATGCTCCGCAGCCTCGGCCTGGTGTACATAGAGCACCAGGCGCGTATCTGACACAGCGCGACTGTTGCGGCTCTGGCAGAGTCGTTCGGACGCGGCGCGATGACCAATCACTGGGTAGACATCAAGAACAGTGATTGCATTCTGATCATGGGCAGTAACGCTGCCGAAAACCACCCCATTTCTTTCAAGTGGGTCACCAAGGCCCAGAAAAAGGGTGCCAAGCTCATCCATGTGGACCCCCGCTTCACCAGGACCTCGGCCAAGGCCGACCTCTGGGCGGGAATCCGTTCCGGCTCCGACATCGCCGTACTCGGCGGCATGATCAAGTACATCCTCGACAACGAGCTGTACTTCAAGGAGTACGTGTCCAACTACACCAACGCGAGCTTCATCGTCGGCGAGGACTTCTCCTTCGAGGACGGAATCTTCGCAGGGTACGATCCCGAAACCAACAGCTACGACAAGTCCAAGTGGGGCTTTGAGCTGGACGCCAACGGCGTGCCCAAGCAGGACCACACCCTGAAGCATCCCCGCTGCGTACTTCAGCTCATGAAGAAGCACTACGAGCGGTACAACATCGAGAACGCCTCCAGCATGTCCGGTCTCTCCAAGGCCGAACTGGAAGAGCTCTACTCGGCGTTTGCCGCCACCGGTGCCAAGGACAAGGCCGGAACCATCATGTACGCCATGGGCTGGACCCAGCACACGGTCGGCGTGCAGAATATCCGCGCCATGGCCATGGTCCAGCTGCTGCTGGGCAACATCGGCGTGGCTGGCGGCGGCGTGAACGCACTGCGCGGTGAATCCAACGTGCAGGGTTCCACCGACCACTGCCTGCTTTACCACATCCTGCCTGGCTACCTGAAGACGCCCAAGTCCTTCCAGCCCACGCTGGCGGATTACGACAAGGCGTACACCCCGGTATCCAACGACCCGAAATCCGCCAACTGGTGGAGCAACTATCCCAAGTACTCGGCCAGCCTGCTCAAGTCCATGTGGATGGACGACACACCGGCCAAGGCATACGAGTACCTGCCCAAGCTCGACACAGGTGCCGCCAGCGAATACGCATGGCTGACCCTGTTCGACAAGATGTCCACCGGCAAGTTCAAGGGCCTGTTCGCGTGGGGCATGAACCCCGCCTGTTCCGGCGCCAACGCCAACAAGAACCGCGAAGCCCTCGCCAATCTTGACTGGCTGGTTAACGTGAACATCTTCCCCAACGAAACCGGTTGGTTCTGGGAAGGCCCGGACATGAATCCCGAAACGATCAAGACCGAAGTCTTCTTCCTGCCCTGCGCAGTTTCCATCGAGAAGGAAGGCTCCGTCACCAACTCGGGACGCTGGATGCAGTGGCGCTACAAGGGTCCGGAACCCAGAAAGGGAACCAAGCCCGACGGCGACATCATGTACGAACTGATGAAGGAAGTGCAGCACCTGTACGAAAAGGACGGCGGCGTCTATCCCGAGCCCATCACCAAGCTGAGCTGGGACGGCATTGCCACCGACGGCGTGTTCGACCCGCACAAGACCGCCAAGCTCATCAACGGGCACTTCACCCGCGACGTGACCGTGAAGGGCAAGAGCTTCCGCAAGGGTCAGCAGGTTCCGAGCTTCGCCTACCTGCAGGACGATGGCTCCACCTGTTCCGGTAACTGGCTGTACTGCAACTCCTACACGGACGACGGCAACATGGCTGCGCGCCGCGACACCACCCAGACCGACATGCAGGCCAACATCGGCCTGTTCCCGAACTGGAGCTGGTGCTGGCCCGTCAACCGCCGCATCCTCTACAACCGCGCCTCCGTGGACCTTCAGGGTAAGCCTTACGCCACCGAGAAGCCGGTCATCAAGTGGACCGGAGCCAAGTGGGTCGGCGACGTACCCGACGGCGGCTGGAAGCCCGGATCCAAGCATGCGTTCATCATGCGCAAGCACGGCTACGGTCAGCTTTACGGCCCCGGTCGCGCCGACGGTCCGCTGCCCGAATACTACGAACCGCTGGAATGCCCGGTCAAGGAACACCCGTTCTCCGGCCAGCTGCATAACCCCACGGCCATCTCCTTCGCCAAGGAACAAAAGGCCGTGTGCGACCCGCGCTACCCGCTGGTCTGCTCCACGTACCGCGCGACCGAGCACTGGCAGACGGGCGTCATGACCAGAAACGTCCCGTGGCTGATTGAGACCGAACCGCAGGTCTTCTGCGAAATGAGTCCGCAGCTCGCGAAGCTCAAGGGAATCGAAAACGGGGAAAAGGTCGTCATGGACAGCCTGCGCGGCTCCATCTGGGCCATCGCAATCGTCACCCCGCGCCTCAAGCCCTTCACCATCGACGGCAACACCGTTCATCAGGTGGGGCTGCCCTGGCACTACGGCTGGACATGGCCCAAGGACGGCGGCGACTCCGCCAACATCCTGACCCCGTCGGTGGGCGACCCGAACACCGGCATTCCCGAAACCAAGGCCTTTATGGTCAACGTCCGCAAGGCCTAA